A segment of the Micrococcales bacterium genome:
AGCGGCAACGCCAAACCCCATTTTGTTGGGCCGAGGACCGCACCGGACAATGCCTCATAGGTCTCCCACCAAGGTGAATTCGCCCAAACCAGCCCCGCTGCCGCGGCGGCAAACATTAGTGCCCCGCTCGTGGTTTCCCGAGTTAGCCAGTCACGCGCCGACCCGGCAGCTAATAGCAGCTTTGTCAAAACGAGCCTTTCCCAGTCGCGATCACACCCACCGCATGAGGATGCGCGCCGACCAGACTTCCCGGCTCACCGCCAACGAGTCTACGGGACTTGGCGGAATCCGGTGGGGGCGGGCCGTCTCAAGTGGCTCCAACGATGACTTCAGCTAAGGCCTCCGGCTTTGACCACATGGGCCAATGGCCGGTCGGCAAGTCGACATAGTGCGCATCGGTGAGGTCGGCCAGGGCAGCAAACATGCCCGCACCGGTGGCCATTTGGCGAACGGCCGGGCTGGGGATTGAACAGCAGATGATGGTCGCTGGTACCCGGTTCCGGGCTGGGTTGTTGAGCCTAATGGCCTCGCGCAGCGGTCCGGCCGGGTGGGGCACCGCCCGGGCCCGGAAACGTCCGCGCGCCTCATCGTCGAGCCCTGCCAGGCTTGCACCGTTGGCTTCGAGCTGCGCCCAGCTGGGCAACGGCACCTCAACTGTTTTCTGGTCAAGGTCCGGGCGGGCGACAGTCCCATCAGCAACGGGGCCGCTGTCAACGTAGACGACTCGACTCACTGTGTCAGGGGCCTGGTCAAGAACGGCAGTGGCCAGCCCGCCCGCGCCGCTGTGCGCGACAACCACGACCGGGCCGGCCGCGCCACCGATGACGTCAACCATTGCTGAGACATGGTCGACCAAGCCAATGCCGTCCCGCCGGGTCTCGGGTGACTCGAGGCCCGGCAGGGTCACCGCCACCGTTGACAAGCCGGCCTGCGACAGGTATTCCGCCACCTCGTCCCAAGCCCAGCCGCCCAACCAGTGGCCAGGAACGAGGACCACCAAAGGAGAGTTCTTCATATTCATGAGCTCTACTATGCACCCGTCATATGTCACCCCTATGTCACCAATTCAGATACGATTTCGCTTGTGAACCGCACGGACCGGCTCTACGCGCTGCGTGAAGAATTGCGCCGGGCCGGGGCGAGCGGCCGCAGCGCGGCTCGACTGGCAGAGCAATTTGAAGTCTCCGTCCGCACAATCAAACGCGACATCTCGGCTTTGCAGCACGGTGGTTTTCCGGTGTGGGCCAGGCCCGGACCCAGCGGAGGTTACGTCGTTGACGCTTCGGCCACCTTGCCGCCGGTCAACATCACCGCCACTGAGGCCTCGGCCCTAGCCGCCGCGCTGGCGGTCTGCCGGGGCCAGCCCTTCGCTCGACACGGCGCCACGGCCATGACCAAGCTGCTAGCCGTCATGGACAAAAGCACCCGGGCCCAGGCCAGGCGGCTGTCCAACCGAATCTGGATCAACGACACTGGCCAAGCCCTCGACTCGGCCGTACTTGGCCGGATTGAGCAGGCCCTGCAGGAAGGCCGCGTACTCAATTTGAGCTATTTGGACGCGGACCAACAACTCACCTTTCGCCGAGTTGACCCACAGCTGCTGGCCTGTTCGGCTGGAGACTGGTACCTCGTGGCATACTGCCGGCTACGTGGGCAGATCCGCCGGTTCCGGATCGACCGCATCAAACAAGCCACCCTCACCTCTGAAGTCGCTACCGAAATCCCCCTAGACGCCATCGGCCAGCCACCGGCATCAGCACGCCCTGTCACCCGCCAATAAGACTGCAGCTGCCCCAAGGCATACATGCGGTCGGTTGCGCAGACGGTGGGTATTCTGGGCGGCGTGGGACGGCTAGAGGATATGACGCTGGAGCAGCTGTGGCAGTTGTTCCCCATCCAGCTCCGACCGCATAATCCCGCCTACGCCAGCTGGTTCGCTGAGGAGGCCGCCAGTTTGCAGGCCTTACTAGTCGACAGCGCCGAGCGCATTAGCCATATTGGCTCGACCGCAGTGCCAGGCTTGGTGGCCAAACCAATCGTTGACATTCTGCTTGAGTTGGCGCCCGATGCCGAACTCGACGCTACCGTGGCGGCCCTAGTTGGAGAGGGCTGGCTGGTTATGTCCA
Coding sequences within it:
- a CDS encoding alpha/beta hydrolase, which codes for MKNSPLVVLVPGHWLGGWAWDEVAEYLSQAGLSTVAVTLPGLESPETRRDGIGLVDHVSAMVDVIGGAAGPVVVVAHSGAGGLATAVLDQAPDTVSRVVYVDSGPVADGTVARPDLDQKTVEVPLPSWAQLEANGASLAGLDDEARGRFRARAVPHPAGPLREAIRLNNPARNRVPATIICCSIPSPAVRQMATGAGMFAALADLTDAHYVDLPTGHWPMWSKPEALAEVIVGAT
- a CDS encoding WYL domain-containing protein — translated: MNRTDRLYALREELRRAGASGRSAARLAEQFEVSVRTIKRDISALQHGGFPVWARPGPSGGYVVDASATLPPVNITATEASALAAALAVCRGQPFARHGATAMTKLLAVMDKSTRAQARRLSNRIWINDTGQALDSAVLGRIEQALQEGRVLNLSYLDADQQLTFRRVDPQLLACSAGDWYLVAYCRLRGQIRRFRIDRIKQATLTSEVATEIPLDAIGQPPASARPVTRQ
- a CDS encoding GrpB family protein codes for the protein MGRLEDMTLEQLWQLFPIQLRPHNPAYASWFAEEAASLQALLVDSAERISHIGSTAVPGLVAKPIVDILLELAPDAELDATVAALVGEGWLVMSKAGGNDFRVDLNKGYTAQGFADRVFHLHLVPPGDHDELYFRHWLRQNPPACAKYEALKRDLLASFEHNRDAYTAAKTDFIRSITEQARQSGLP